The following DNA comes from Camelina sativa cultivar DH55 chromosome 14, Cs, whole genome shotgun sequence.
TAAAGGAAGAACACCTTCTAGGTGGAGAAATTCTATGTCTTGATGAAAATTAAACAGTCTTTATCGTCTGTAGTTAtttctattgttgttgttttagtcCTTGTTTCTTAAACCTTACTTTTCGTACATTTTTGTAAGCTCATATAATAAAGTCATATCGATGGCTTAAATGGTTTAATCTTCACTGAAACTCTCTTTAGACTCTTGTATATCTATGTAGTTTCTCTGTTATATCATCATCACCTACTAATTTCTTATCTTCGAAACCTAGAGGAGGTTTTCAGAACATTTTCTCTGGTTCTTTCACGGTCTCCAATTTCCCAATGCTGCCTCAGTGGCTATATGGGCCAAATATTTGGGCCCAAACGACAATATCAGCCCTCAAACTTATTTGTCGTTGAAATAAACCAAcctttgttgtttcttttctttttttttttcctgatcaAAAGGCCTAATTTATCTTTGTACGAATGAAATTGGGAGTAGCTTGCTTATGGTTCGAAAGTTCGAAACAATAAAAGAGTAGAAAAGAAAACTAGAAGTAAAGTCAAGGTCAATGGCATCGCACTAAAAACATACATATCCCGTCGAACACGTCTCCTGGTCCTCCATCTTTAATAGTCAAGTCAACCACTCACTCAACAAATTGAACCAACAACAAGTAAAAAGTTGTGATCATTTGTACTTTAAGataagaattttatatattcaaaaacttTAGGCCCTAATTAGACGTCCAGAGAAGATTTAGTGTCTAACCAATTAGTCGGGATTTTGTTTTCGCATTTTTTctattacataaattaaaactagaaaaatgttaatattatttaaattttttattttaccattttttgttgctaaaaattattttaaatgtattAATCAAATGATGAGCTGATTAATCAAATgtctaaaaaatatatcaattggCTAAACGATTTTTGTCCGcttaaataaatgttttttttgtttgtgaaacgCTTAAATGAATATTAAGAAATGGAAGACGGTTGATTataaaaatcatgttttttatttattatgtgtaaaaaatgttaaattttttttaaaaacataagattGGAAAGGgatttatcaaaattattagAGATTCAATGCAAAATGTTGGagtaatataataatttgtttgacGACACAATAAATTAAGGGGAAATAATTGTTCAAATAAACTAACAGAAAATTCCAAAGACTTTTCTCTGTTCAGTCTGTTCTGCTGCTTAATGCTTTAACTCCGAGTGTAATCGTCTCTCTCCACTCTCTCGATCTACATATGAGTCTTCGTCACCAGTGATGTAACTCGTTCACCAAATCGAATAATCACAAAGAAACCCATCAACCAATCTTCACCATTCCTCTTCCCTTTCaatcaaagtttcaatctttgtccgaaactaaaaaaaaaatcaattgacgCGACTCGCAAGttcctgtctttttttttttctttctccagaCCAAAGAAGGCTTCCACTGTTCTTGTCAGTATGAAAACGGTaataaagcttcttcttttgatcCTTCTAGCATGTgggttcttctcttctcttgtaaTTGCTTCCTTCTCTGAGATAGAGTCCGCTCCTGTTTTTGAATCAATCGGcgatgaatcatcatcatccaccccTAAGATTAGTTACGATCGGATCAATGAAGTGAAGCGTAAGTGCAAATCTGTGTTATCTTCAGCTTCTGAATTGAAGCTCGAAGACCTCTCCATGGCTccaagaaaatccaaaaaaagaCTTAGTTTTAGATACGGAGATTGGAATCAAGATTCTGGTGATTCTCCGATTCTACCGTTTGATTCGACGAACACACCTAAGAACTCGTCGACGAAGCCTATgaatcttgtttctttctcagTCACAGATCTAGATCTCCCACATCGAACCAAGAGATACGTAGGCGTCAATGGTGTTATGCTACTCGCGATCACAATGTTCAACGAGTTGCCAAGCTTGAGATCTTACTATGGGATCCGTGAGTTTGAGTTATGGCCTAGTCACACTCAGCTTAAGATCTCGTTCCAAGGGGTTTATTTTGAGAACAGTGGTGATGATGAGAGAGTGTTGTGTATGCTTGGTGAAACAATGTTGCCTTCTCGTGACGAATCTGAATCTTCTACTGATCCATGGAAATGGGTTAAGGAACATGACACGCCTCCGCTTTTACAAGATGATCagattctgcttcttcttcgctATCCGAAAAGATTCACATTGACTAAAAGAGTGATCAGAGGAGAGCTTACAAGTCTAAACCAGAAGCCTAGTCTTAAGTTTTTCGACAAGATTCATCTGTCTTCTCAGCTTGGGAAATCTGTTGGGTACGATTTCGTCTCAAATGATTTGGTATCAAAGGCTTGTGATCCGTATCCTTATAAAAACGAAACCTTTACAAATTCTGGAAGTGGTATCAATGTCTATAAAGGGAAAGGGTTCTGTGATCTTCTACAAAGAGTTGCTAACCGTTCGCCACTCACCGTTGTACCTAACTGGAAATGTAACGGTACAGATGAGTACTGCAGCAAATTGGGTCCTTTTGCGTCTGATGGAGATATTAAATCAACTGATGGTAGCTTTAAAGATGTGAAGTTGTATATGCAGAACATACATTGTGAGGAAACTGCAGCTCGGTCTGAAACAGATGCTGTTACAAAAGTCTCAGCGGTTTTTCGCGCTGTTCACCCGAATGAGAATCTTTACATTTCAGGGTTGAGGTCAGGGATAGACAATATGACTGTTACAGCTGAAGGGATGTGGAAGCCTTCGAGTGGGCAGTTATGTATGGTTGGGTGCAGGACTGGTCAAGTAGATGGCTGTAATGCTCGTGTCTGTTTGTATATTCCAACTACCTTTTCGATAAGGCAGCGAAGTATACTCGTTGGAACGTTCTCTTGCTTAAATACCGAAAAGAACTTGACTCCTTCTTTCTTCCCTTTATCCTTTGAGAAGCTTGTGGAGCCTATGGATATGCAGAACTACTTCCAGTCTTCGGATTCGAAACCGTTTTATAGTTACTCCAAGTTAGACAAAGCTGGTGCTATGCTTGAGAGAAACCAAGAGTTCTCTTTCGGAACCATAATCAAGAAGTCGGTAATGTGGTTTCCCAAATTGGAAGATTCTGATGATTTGCTTACAAGTCTTTCTCATTTAGCTGAGGACTTGACTTTTCATACCCCTGCATTTACTGACAAGCTGGCCTCAGGGACTAACTTCGGCATGGATGTTCTCTCGCTCGGTCCTTTATTCGGACTTTTCTGGCGTACTATGAACGTTTCCATTCCACAACAGACTACTCCTTACCGCACAAAAGCTTCGTACACTGAGAAGCAGCTTCTTCTGAATGTATCAGCTCAAATCTCACTTACAGGGGAATATTTTGGTAACTTCTCTGTTATTTACTTGGAAGGTCTTTACGATGAGCATGTTGGGAGAATGTATCTTGTAGGATGCAGAGATGTGAGAGCTTCTTGGAAAATCTTGTTCGACAGTGCTGATCTTGAAGCTGGGCTGGATTGTTTGATCGACGTGGTGGTATCTTATCCACCCATCAAATCACGATGGTTGGCTGATCCAACAGCTAAGGTTTCTATATCCAGCAAAAGACCAGAGGATGATCCTCTCTATTTTAAACCTGTGAAGCTCAAAACAACTCCTATCTTTTACCGAAGGCAACGTGAAGACATTCTTTCTCGTGCAGGCGTTGAAGGGATCTTACGGGTTCTCACACTTACATTCTCTATCGGTTGCATCACGAGCCAGCTTTTTTACGTCGGTAGCAATACAGACTCGCTTCCTTTTGTTTCGCTTGTAATGCTAGGAGTTCAAGCTCTTGGGTATAGCTTGCCGTTGATTACTGGAGCTGAGGCTCTCTTTAAAAGAAAAGCAGCTTCAGCAACAACGTACGAAACACCTTCATTTGAGCTACAGAGAAGTCAATGGTTCAATGTGATTGATTACACTGTGAAGCTACTTGTGATGGTCTGCTTCCTACTAACTCTAAGGCTTTGTCAGAAAGTGTGGAGGTCTCGTGCAAGATTGCTCACTCGAACACCTCAAGAACCGCATAAAGTTCCAAGTGATCGCCGTGTGCTCCTCATTGCCTTGATCTTACACGCACTAGGATACATACTTGCTCTGATTCTACATCCAGCAAGATCAGATAGATTAGTTGTTGGAGGTTACGCACCTGCTGTTTCGAATTGGTGGCAAACCGAAACAGAGGAATATATTGGTTTGGTACAAGATTTCTTTTTGCTCCCTCAGGTTATTGCTAATGTTATGTGGGAGATTGATTCTCAGCAGCCACTAAGGAAGCTATACTACTTTGGGATCACTCTTGTCAGGCTTTTCCCTCACGTCTATGACTACATCATTGGTTCTGTTCCTGATCCTTACTTCATGGGAGAAGAACACGAGTTTGTTAATCCGAATTTCGACTTCTTCTCTAAGTTTGGGGATGTGGCTATACCTGTTACCGCGATACTACTTGCGGTCATTGTCTTTGTTCAGCAGAGATGGGACTATGACAAGCTTTCCCAAGCTTTAAGCTATGGACGGTTTAGGATTCTCCCTTCTCGTTCTGTTAAGTATGAGAGAGTAATGTCTGAATCCGAAATGGTTTCTGGAGTCCGTGTCAATGGAAATCGCAgtgatgatgaatgattttttttctttcttgattttgtgtATTAGTTGTTGTAtgattacacaccaagaaatgGATCGTGTCCTTGTTGTGACTTAACGTGCaagtttgtatatatgttttccaGAGTAAGATTACACttatttttgtctcttttaagATTATTACATTTTCACAACATAAAGCTTTAGATAGTGGATAGTGGATACACTACATAATAGAAGCGAATTAAATACCACAATAGGCTTTGATGGGACACTCTGATTTGTAACCTGTGTCGGTACGGTAGAATCGAAGAAGACCGAGATGATCAAATGGCTTATACATGAGAGGATGTTGATGATCAATAAGCTCTTCTGGTACTTGAAGTGTTCCACTGTTGAACGCAAACATCGCAAGAGAGTATCTGTCTGTTTCACCGCTCACTAGAACTTGGTGTCGTGGAGACCAAACCCTATCGTTGCTCCATGCctaaaggtatatatatgtatacacgtAAATTAGTtcaatttatgttttgtatacggttgtaattttgtatttataacCTAACGTTACCCTAAATGCATCGCCTGCGAACACCATGAAGAGTGAAGGTGATGATAGATTGATAATGATTCGCTCTCCTTCTCTAGTTTCCATTTCAAGCCCATTGACTTGGTCCTGGTGAAGTATTGTTGTGAAGCTCTTGTCTGTGTGTGTAACAAATCCTAAAGTAGGGTTTTTAATGTTCGGTGCACAATTCTTCAGCATGCGGAGAAGGTAAGTGGTTGATTCCATGTATGGATTGTAGTACTTCTCGACGTTATAGCTCTCGAAAACAATCTGAATGACTATTTGATCAAGCTTGGCTGCAAACTCCGCATAGTTATGCAAACATGCACTAACACAAACCAAGCAAAGTGTAAGGTTTAaatatcagaaaacaaaaagcgAGGCTTCTAAAATGGATCGAATCCTTTTAAAACATACCTAAAATGTTCATTTCCTTGCGGCCACATCAAACCCGTGAAGCTTCTGGTTGCTTCTAACGAAGTGGCATTATCAATGCCAAGACTTTCATGAAGAGGAAGAGTTGGAATCTGACCAACGTATCCACTTAAGGGCTTATtgtatttgttcttcattttggTCTGGGTCGGAAGATCAAACAAGTCGACCAAAGAACCAAAGACTTGATCAAGAAGATTTAACGGAGTCTTGTCTTGAAGATCTATGATGAAACATCCATATTCTTCAAGTGCTTGTGTGATGTTCTTCCTTGTTGATTCCCAATATTTCGTGCCTGGTTTCAAATCTTCTCTTGAGAAATCTAAGGTGGGAATTTTACAAGACATTATGtttgtcaatatatattttttcaaggTTTTGGTGGGCTTTTTGGTGGATCATTTCTTATGTTTATATAAATCTCATACTATTGTGATAAAATATTCTCTCAGATGAAAATGGATTTTAGGTGTTCACTAGAAGACAAATCTTGAAGGATCTTGGTTCTTAGGTTTCAATTATTCGttttagaataaaaacaaaatatttcataatattaTAACTAGTAGTCACCGGTTCTATGGACCATATAATATAGTCATCAGTCCACTTTCTCTATGCCATCATAGCGCTAGTAGCATCATCAGCCGACCAACCAAGCTGATGAAGCCATTGATCTCGAATCGGCCCTAATTTTACAGCCCAAGATGCGCTCTTAATGAGTTATGTAAGAACCGAGaaaaaaatcatccaaaaaaGAGCAGTGGTGAATAGCTTTATAGGTGCTAACAGAAAATTTTGCATTGCCATATTTTTTACTAGGGAATGTCTCAAACGTTGTGTGggtttgaaattaatataacaaaatatgtaattatatactttcaagagattatagtatataaatacaaataacttttaaaagattttggtaATTTACtgaataaattgattatttaatagtttatattacataaatattatttaaaagtaTCTTTGAAAACTTGTACAAAACTTTTACAATGTTTCtctcaattattgttttatagttTCTTAGTTCAATCGATAGTCTTTCCACTGTCTAGCAAACACAAGAAAACtaacttattatttattatattattattaagattCAATTATCAAGATAAATATTATCTGCGATAATTAATTCAAAACTAAAGATGCTATTCCAACATGATTGATGAAgtcatatattaaaatcatatggGAAAGTGATTCAGTTGTACCAATATTGGCAATATAAGTAAGACCAAAacctaatttatatatatttacaattcacaacaatttgtttttaataaattaacataagcatatattttatatatgttaactaACTATATAGTGATAAATGATacatgattaaaataatattaataaacgaatagaaattgaaaactagTTAACTAATAATTTCatgtgaatttttattttaaaatgaatacaAATTTAAAAGCTAAAGATGAAATACGCCACATATCTTAAGATGAcaagtaaaattgaaaataaaactgTAAATCATGATGTTCGTAATATGTATGTAGTACTAATGtcccaaagaaaaaattaagaacgaagataatttagatgatagaaaaattaaatatttcatcatattccaaaacaaaaatatcatatatatatatatacatatatcatatcATGTCATACCATATACACATATTGATTTTCTTATAAACATATAGCATATGCTACATCTATATTGAAATACGTTAAGACAATGTTAGTTGAATACttaaatatatagaatttacaaaattatatgagaTTTGAGATATGAAAGTTAGTGATATTTGTGTCTTGCTATTTATCGGAAAATTTGTAGTTAAGAACATATTAtaaattcattaattaattGGGTAATAGTTATTGCAACCAATCTTTATATTGATTCATGTAATTCTAATTGAAAAGTACATGAGTATTGTGGTTGATCAAATGGCTTATACATAAGATTTTAGGTGTTCATTAGAAGACAAATCTTGAAGGCATCTTTCTGCTTAGTTTCAATTATTCATTTTAGAATGAAACCAAAAAGTCTCTTTACTAATATTACTTACTAGTATGTCACCAGTTCTATGGACCACACTATGTAGTAGTCATATTACAAGTCACCGAATCTATGGACCACATTATAAATTATGTCACCATTTCTTTGGACCACACTATGTAGTAGTGATTACAGTTTAGATTTGAGGTTTTCCAATACATGgttcttaaaaagaaataacTATCAGACTAATATATAAGTATGGATCGACTATTTAATACGGTTTTGGTTCTAAAACATATTTAGGTACTAATAAAATGAATTCTTGCTTAACAAAGAAaactaccatttttttttttttgacaacgaaAACTACCATTCTATTCATATAAATATCGTTATatagagcttttttttttgttgctcatTTCATATTTTAACGCCCATATGAATTTACAATACTATAAAACTCATTACTTATGTcacacaaaaaattatataaactcaCTAATATAAGTAACAAATTCTCTATTAATAATAAGTGCTTCTGACAAATGCAAGAAAGATCAAATTAGACATAATGTATCCAAATATGGAATCAATCCTGAACACTACTAAGGTCCCGATTCTTGATTTCACGAGAGAGCAAGACTTAAAACCAAGAACGTCTGCGTGGCGTTCCATTTCGAGAGCTGCTTGTGAGGCCTTAGAGGAGTACGGCTGTTTCGTGGCGGTTTACGATGGAGTAACGCAGCAACTAGACAATTCAGTCTTTGCCGCTGCTAAGGATCTGTTCGATCTCCCGACggagacgaagatgaagaatgtGAATGAGAAGCCGTACCACGGCTACGTTGGTCAAATGCCTATAATCCCTCTTCACGAGGGTCTTGGAATTGATTATGTTACCAACAAAGAAGATGCTAAGAAATTCACTAATCTCATGTGGCCTCAAGGAAATGATCAGTTTTGGTATGTCTTAACTCGATTATATCTAGTTTTAATGTCAAATGAAGCCAATAACTTTTACTACTTCGTAAAACCAAAAAGCACTATGACCAGTTTATGTTACAAATTTCATGTTTGCAATACGATAGAAACCTAGCTAAAGTAATATATAAGGGACATGTACCAATGAACTGGCTACCAGTTAGTTTTGAGTTGGTCACTTTTACTTAAATTTGATACTTTTCATTTGGACAGAGAAAACTAGCTTAAAGTTTTCGATAGATTGGTCTACTTTGAAACCCTGACtatagtttttaattgtttaattttacgCTTTGCAGCAAAACCATACACAGATTTTCAAACGCAGTTGCGGAATTGGACCGGCTAGTGGTGAGGATTATATTCGAGAACTACGGTGTTGAGAAACACTACGAATCGCACGTCAAAGCAAAGACTTACCTACTCAAATTTCTCATGTATTTGGCTCCACCAGAGTCTATCTCAATGCCAGCTTTTCCTCAGCACACAGACAAGACTTTCTTAACGATACTTCACCAAAACGACGTAAATGGTTTAGAGGTAAAGTCAAAAGACGGTGAATGGATTTCCCTTCAACTCCCACTCAAGTCATACGTCGTCATGGCCGGTGACATCTCTATGGTAACACTCTAATGAAATATCTTTGATTTAGGTTTCNNNNNNNNNNNNNNNNNNNNNNNNNNNNNNNNNNNNNNNNNNNNNNNNNNNNNNNNNNNNNNNNNNNNNNNNNNNNNNNNNNNNNNNNNNNNNNNNNNNNNNNNNNNNNNNNNNNNNNNNNNNNNNNNNNNNNNNNNNNNNNNNNNNNNNNNNNNNNNNNNNNNNNNNNNNNNNNNNNNNNNNNNNNNNNNNNNNNNNNNNNNNNNNNNNNNNNNNNNNNNNNNNNNNNNNNNNNNNNNNNNNNNNNNNNNNNNNNNNNNNNNNNNNNNNNNNNNNNNNNNNNNNNNNNNNNNNNNNNNNNNNNNNNNNNNNNNNNNNNNNNNNNNNNNNNNNNNttttttttttttttttttgttttgcattttcattACATTTAGTATTAGTACCATTTATCTGTTAAACGTAAATAACTCAACTGAGTAGActaaaataatatagatattacgatcctttactatatatatatcaaaaacatttttctatacAAACGTTGAAAACTGCATGGGGTTCAATCGAGGcctaattagtatatataagaaaaaaaaaactcatttgatAATAGGTCGGTTTTGGCTAGCTGTTTGGTTTGGTATGCGTTTATTTTGTATGTAATTTTCCATGGATATATATGGTTAGGGTTGGAGCAATGACAGGATACGTTCTTGTGAACATAGAGTGACAATGGAAGGTGACAAGGTGAGGTACACTATAGGTCTTTTCTCGTTCGTTACGGGCTCGGTTTCGATTCCTGAGGAGCTTGTGGATGACGAACATCCTCTTATGTATAAGCCATTCAATAACATCGCTCTCATAAACTTCTTTGCAACCAAAGAAGGCCGTGAAGCAAATTCCACTCTCAAAGCATATTGTGGTACAGAAGTTTGATGATCAAAGTGATAATGTTTTTAGAATTAACGTGATGTTATCATATTGATCATTGATCAAATTAAGTGATAATGTTTTAGAATTGACGTGAATGTTATCTGATTGGGATCTCAACTTATTTTCAGTGAGACAGGATAAAAGGTTCAAAAATCATTTTCCAACAAATTTGATCCAATGAAACCGATTTGAAGCCGTATACTACACGTCTAAAACAAGCCCTAAAACAATAGGAGTGTGAAGTTTACGGGTTTTCTATATTATTACAAAGATAAAAGAGTGCTGTCACTTATCAGATAGTACCATAGAATCTATAATGTGATTATGAAATTAAGACAATATTAAATAAaggtattaagaaaaaaaactatttgatcCAATCAAACCTTTCTAAAACTTTTCTAAGATTGaatattacaacaaaaagagtaCGATATTAAGAATTTTCTACATCACAAAGATATAAACGAGTGTTGTCCATGAAAACATATGATATGATCTCGGAATTATgataatgtttttgaaaaatatcaaaCTCTAGTGGTCTTCGAAAGCTTATATAAGAACACATAGACAGACAtctaaaaacaagaacaagtttcttaaaagagaaaatggtGAGTTGGGAAACCACCCTTGCTCTTCAGCTCCCGGTCATCGATTTCACTAGTCGAGATCTAAAGCCGGGAACTGTCGATTGGGACTCGGTGAGAGGCAATGTCCGGAAAGCTCTAGAAGAGTACGGATGCTTCGAGGCCTTAAAGTCCCTGTCGAACTTCGAAAGGCGGTTTTCCATGCTGCTGACGAGGTTTTCCAACTACCTTTAGAAACCAAACAGAGAGTTGTGTCAAGGAGAAAATACAGAGGATATGTTGGTCAGATTCCTACGTTACCTTTGTTCGAGGTCATGGGCGTTGATTTTGCAGAAGATGCTGATAAAGTCAGTGCCTTCACTCATAAGCTTTGGCCCCAAGGCAACACCATTTTCAGgtttttcattttggttttataaaatttcGGATTTGAAATACATGAACCCTAAAAATGCTCTGTCTCTGCAGCGAGGCGGTTATGTCATTCGCTGAAAAAGTATCAGAACTGGACTTCATGACACGAAGAATGATAATGGAGAGTTTCGGGCTCGACGAAAACTACATAGACGAACATCTGAAGT
Coding sequences within:
- the LOC104742781 gene encoding uncharacterized protein LOC104742781, whose translation is MKTVIKLLLLILLACGFFSSLVIASFSEIESAPVFESIGDESSSSTPKISYDRINEVKRKCKSVLSSASELKLEDLSMAPRKSKKRLSFRYGDWNQDSGDSPILPFDSTNTPKNSSTKPMNLVSFSVTDLDLPHRTKRYVGVNGVMLLAITMFNELPSLRSYYGIREFELWPSHTQLKISFQGVYFENSGDDERVLCMLGETMLPSRDESESSTDPWKWVKEHDTPPLLQDDQILLLLRYPKRFTLTKRVIRGELTSLNQKPSLKFFDKIHLSSQLGKSVGYDFVSNDLVSKACDPYPYKNETFTNSGSGINVYKGKGFCDLLQRVANRSPLTVVPNWKCNGTDEYCSKLGPFASDGDIKSTDGSFKDVKLYMQNIHCEETAARSETDAVTKVSAVFRAVHPNENLYISGLRSGIDNMTVTAEGMWKPSSGQLCMVGCRTGQVDGCNARVCLYIPTTFSIRQRSILVGTFSCLNTEKNLTPSFFPLSFEKLVEPMDMQNYFQSSDSKPFYSYSKLDKAGAMLERNQEFSFGTIIKKSVMWFPKLEDSDDLLTSLSHLAEDLTFHTPAFTDKLASGTNFGMDVLSLGPLFGLFWRTMNVSIPQQTTPYRTKASYTEKQLLLNVSAQISLTGEYFGNFSVIYLEGLYDEHVGRMYLVGCRDVRASWKILFDSADLEAGLDCLIDVVVSYPPIKSRWLADPTAKVSISSKRPEDDPLYFKPVKLKTTPIFYRRQREDILSRAGVEGILRVLTLTFSIGCITSQLFYVGSNTDSLPFVSLVMLGVQALGYSLPLITGAEALFKRKAASATTYETPSFELQRSQWFNVIDYTVKLLVMVCFLLTLRLCQKVWRSRARLLTRTPQEPHKVPSDRRVLLIALILHALGYILALILHPARSDRLVVGGYAPAVSNWWQTETEEYIGLVQDFFLLPQVIANVMWEIDSQQPLRKLYYFGITLVRLFPHVYDYIIGSVPDPYFMGEEHEFVNPNFDFFSKFGDVAIPVTAILLAVIVFVQQRWDYDKLSQALSYGRFRILPSRSVKYERVMSESEMVSGVRVNGNRSDDE
- the LOC104742782 gene encoding 2-oxoglutarate-dependent dioxygenase AOP3-like — its product is MSCKIPTLDFSREDLKPGTKYWESTRKNITQALEEYGCFIIDLQDKTPLNLLDQVFGSLVDLFDLPTQTKMKNKYNKPLSGYVGQIPTLPLHESLGIDNATSLEATRSFTGLMWPQGNEHFSACLHNYAEFAAKLDQIVIQIVFESYNVEKYYNPYMESTTYLLRMLKNCAPNIKNPTLGFVTHTDKSFTTILHQDQVNGLEMETREGERIIINLSSPSLFMVFAGDAFRAWSNDRVWSPRHQVLVSGETDRYSLAMFAFNSGTLQVPEELIDHQHPLMYKPFDHLGLLRFYRTDTGYKSECPIKAYCGI
- the LOC104744103 gene encoding probable 2-oxoglutarate-dependent dioxygenase AOP1, whose product is MYPNMESILNTTKVPILDFTREQDLKPRTSAWRSISRAACEALEEYGCFVAVYDGVTQQLDNSVFAAAKDLFDLPTETKMKNVNEKPYHGYVGQMPIIPLHEGLGIDYVTNKEDAKKFTNLMWPQGNDQFCKTIHRFSNAVAELDRLVVRIIFENYGVEKHYESHVKAKTYLLKFLMYLAPPESISMPAFPQHTDKTFLTILHQNDVNGLEVKSKDGEWISLQLPLKSYVVMAGDISMGWSNDRIRSCEHRVTMEGDKVRYTIGLFSFVTGSVSIPEELVDDEHPLMYKPFNNIALINFFATKEGREANSTLKAYCGTEV